Proteins encoded by one window of Salvia splendens isolate huo1 chromosome 5, SspV2, whole genome shotgun sequence:
- the LOC121804289 gene encoding uncharacterized protein LOC121804289 produces MSELCSSKCNFSSLIVSDLILLCSFILSHTLYFSYLIFFSPYLLKLLSFLSPLFITTSLLSLAFLFHTQSHFTLQFNKDHHSNDQHPQNSDELGIYEIVFGPPSMREEAPPQIFDQTPQKDPIFEPNPLPGPAEEAPITVAGKIENSGEFVKASKTPVMDQEKRLENFLKILDNFERLASNVEEKKIKPKQNPSVLINGSKTGKCNKNTDQSISQRIISGGGGGGDSFSSYGSMRREREWKRTLAGKLFEERHNSSGGGGGGEGMDSLWEAYEMEADKASTRKGGREKEEEEDDEIGGGEVCCLQALKMSAGKMSLGVGRPKLVKISKAIKGIGWLHSFTKNSKKVHNNGDHRY; encoded by the coding sequence ATGTCTGAGCTGTGCAGCTCCAAGTGTAATTTTTCTAGTCTTATTGTCTCTGACTTGATTCTCCTCTGCTCCTTCATTCTCTCTCATACCCTCTACTTCTCCTACTTGATCTTCTTCTCCCCTTACCTCCTCAAGCTCCTCTCCTTTCTCTCCCCTCTCTTCATCACCACTTCCCTCCTCTCCCTCGCCTTCCTCTTCCACACCCAATCCCACTTCACTTTGCAATTCAACAAAGATCACCACTCCAATGATCAACACCCCCAAAATTCAGACGAACTTGGCATCTACGAAATCGTGTTCGGCCCTCCATCAATGAGAGAAGAAGCCCCACCCCAAATCTTTGACCAGACCCCCCAGAAAGATCCAATTTTCGAGCCGAATCCGTTGCCGGGCCCCGCCGAGGAAGCTCCGATCACCGTCGCCGGAAAAATCGAAAACTCCGGCGAATTCGTGAAGGCCTCCAAAACTCCGGTGATGGACCAGGAGAAGAGGCTGGAGAATTTCCTGAAAATTCTAGACAATTTCGAGCGGCTGGCCTCCAATGTCGAAGAGAAGAAGATCAAACCAAAACAGAATCCATCAGTACTCATCAATGGATCAAAGACAGGCAAATGTAATAAAAATACTGATCAATCAATCTCTCAGCGCATCatcagcggcggcggcggaggaggagacTCATTCTCTAGCTACGGGTCGATGAGGCGGGAGAGGGAGTGGAAGAGGACGCTGGCGGGGAAGCTGTTTGAGGAGAGGCACAACAGcagtggcggcggcggaggaggggaAGGGATGGATTCGCTGTGGGAGGCGTATGAGATGGAGGCCGACAAGGCTAGTACGAGGAAGGGggggagagagaaggaggaggaggaagatgaTGAGATAGGAGGAGGGGAGGTGTGCTGTTTGCAGGCGCTGAAGATGTCGGCGGGGAAGATGAGTTTGGGAGTGGGAAGGCCCAAGCTTGTCAAGATTTCTAAGGCCATTAAAGGGATTGGATGGTTGCATAGTTTTACCAAAAACAGCAAGAAGGTTCATAACAATGGTGATCATAGATATTAA